The DNA window CACCACGAAGGACGGCGTGACGGTGGAAGTAGCGGCCAACATCGGAAAACCGGAGGATGTGGACCGGGTGATTGCCTATGACGGAGAGGGCATCGGCCTTTTCAGGACGGAATTCCTGTTTATGGACCGGAATGAGATGCCGACCGAGGAAGAGCAGTTTGAGGCGTATCAGAAGGTAGCTGTGGCCATGAAGGGCAAACCCGTGATTATCAGGACCCTGGATATCGGCGGCGATAAGGAAATCCCTTACATGGGTCTTAAGAAGGATGAGAATCCGTTTCTGGGCTACAGGGCAATCCGTTTCTGTCTCGACAGAAAAGACGATATCTACCGCCCGCAGCTTCGCGCCCTCTTAAGAGCCAGCGCCTTCGGCAATATTAAGATTATGGTGCCAATGGTTACCTGCATTGAAGAATACAGGGAGGCAAGGGCGCTTGTAACCGACATCATGAAAGAACTGGATGAAAAAGGAATTGCATACAACAAAGAGATTCAGGTCGGAATCATGGTCGAGACGGCGGCAGCATCCCTGATGGCGGATGTGTTTGCCAAAGAAGTCGATTTCTTCAGTATCGGCACCAATGACCTGACACAGTATACGATGTCGGTAGACCGCGGCAACGATAAGGTATCTTACCTTTATTCCACGTTCAACCCGGCTGTCCTGCGGAGCATCCGCCACATTATCGAGTGCGGACGGAGAGAGGGCATCATGGTGGGAATGTGCGGTGAGGCTGCCAGTGATCCGCTGATGATTCCACTGCTTCTGGCCTTTGGGCTTAACGAATTCAGTATGAGCGCATCGGCCATCCTGAAGGCAAGAAAATATATTACCGAATACAGCGTGGAAGAGCTGAAAGCGGTTGCGGATAAGGCTATGAGCCTTGTGACGGCGGCCGAGATTGAACAGTTAATGAAAGAATTTGTCAGGGGTTGAGAAAGTGGCCGAAACACGGGATACCGCCTTTTTTCCGACCGTGAATGAACGGATATGCTGCAGTTTGTAACACAGCCGTTTATGGCAGCGTTGGGAACCGTGCATTTATCTGACTGAGGAGAAGAGGTGCCGCATAATTATAATTGTATCATTACAAATTATGATTATGCGGCATTTGGCATTGAGTGGCAGTGACAAGATCGCGAAGCTTACTTTTCGTTGCTGATGCCTTTTAAAAATACAGAAATACCGTAAAGGATGAAATTATGACAGTTTACCTATTGTGTTATGCGGCCGCATGGCTGTTTTCATTAAGCGGCCATTTTTATCTGTCCGGAGCCGGACTGATAGGGGCAGCCGTGTATCTCTATATGGAGGATTACAGAAAAACAGAAAATATGCTGAATCTTCGGGGGCTCTTTTCGCTCTCCTGGGTGGGAGGGCAGGGACTGGCCTGTTTGAAGCTGAGCAGACTGGGGGCAAGCTGGTCCCCTGTGACCTGGCTCTGTTTTCTGGCGGCATTTGCCGGATTTTACTGCACCTTCCGGTTCCTGGAGCATTACCTGGGAGTGGATCGGGTGAGTCCGCTGCGGTACAACGGGTTCGGCAATTACGAGCAGTCCGTTTTTTTCTGTGCCTGCGG is part of the [Clostridium] symbiosum genome and encodes:
- the ptsP gene encoding phosphoenolpyruvate--protein phosphotransferase, which gives rise to MARGTGASAGIGIGRAVILKEEQLVIENTAVEDAEAEKLRFKKAVEQSIADVSVLAEDMASRIGEKEAEILNGHLMLLQDPMLTGEIENQIENDKVCSEFAVETVCNMYADMFASMDDELMQQRAADMRDIKTRMQKLLLGVQSVDVSLLPAGTILMAEDLTPSVTAGINPSNVTGIVTELGGRTSHSAILSRALEIPAVVAAAGILSEVKDGDELILDGETGEIFLNPDSSLRAEYEQKRSVYLQEKEELKKYIGMSSTTKDGVTVEVAANIGKPEDVDRVIAYDGEGIGLFRTEFLFMDRNEMPTEEEQFEAYQKVAVAMKGKPVIIRTLDIGGDKEIPYMGLKKDENPFLGYRAIRFCLDRKDDIYRPQLRALLRASAFGNIKIMVPMVTCIEEYREARALVTDIMKELDEKGIAYNKEIQVGIMVETAAASLMADVFAKEVDFFSIGTNDLTQYTMSVDRGNDKVSYLYSTFNPAVLRSIRHIIECGRREGIMVGMCGEAASDPLMIPLLLAFGLNEFSMSASAILKARKYITEYSVEELKAVADKAMSLVTAAEIEQLMKEFVRG